The Paenibacillus sp. RC334 nucleotide sequence ATATGGCAGCATTTGGAGCGTAACGGGCATGTTTGCCAAAATTGCTCCCTCCCACACCTTCGTTTCCAATGTGGCGCAGGGTGGCTCAGCCCGTTTCTTGCCAGAGGTGCTGTCACAGGTACAAACGGCTCAGCCAATGAACGCAGCCCGTCTAATGAATGAATTGGAAAGGCTCGCGTTGCAAATCGTCCATAGGCTGGCACAAAACCTTCCCCGGCTCGCCGATGTCGGTCTGGACCTGGGCATTACGCAAGAAGGCAAGATTGTTTTTATCGAATGCAACGGTCGCGATCAGCGCTACGGATTCAGCCAGGCGGGCATGAACAATGTCTGGAAAGAAACGTACACTAAGCCGATGGCTTACGCACGTTGGCTTCTCGAACGGATGCCCCCGGCGGACACTGCCCGTTCACTCGACCGTCCACTGTATTGATTTACGTCACATTCTGTGTCAATATAATTCAGAGCGGCCGGACATGTTCCGGCCAAGACGGCTCGGAAATGAACAAGGGGGATCTGAAATGGCAAAACAGTGGCTGCGGCTCATGACTGAGCTATCATCGCGCAAGTGGGTGTGCCGGGTTGTGGGTTCCTTCGCGCAAAGCGGTGCAAGCCGACTTTTTATCCCCACCTTTATACGTACGTACCAGATCCAGACGCATGAGGCTGAACAGGAATGGAAGGAATACCGTTCCCTGAACGCCTATTTTACACGCAAATTAAAAGCGGGCATGCGCCCGATTGATACGAACGCCGAGGTGATGACCAGCCCGGTGGATGCGCGGATTACGTTCACTGGCCCAATTACGTCCGGCACTATTTTGAATGTCAAAGGTCAGGACTATACGCTGGATGAGTTGCTTAACCGTTCGCCGCGTCTTGAGAAATACACGCACGGCTATGCCTTTGTGCTGTATCTCAGCCCGACCGATTATCATCGTATTCATGCGCCGGTATCCGGTACACTGGTGGAGAAGGAGCATTTGCGCGGCAAGGTATATCCGGTGAATGACTTCGGCTTACAGCACATGAGAGCGGTTCTGAGCCGCAATGAACGGCAGATTACGTACATAGCCCATGAATACGGCGAGGTGGCGGTCGTCAAGGTTGGCGCGATGAATGTAAGCAGCATCAAATACACCGATGATGAAGCTGTCTCATGGGAAAAAGGCGAGGATCTCGCATATTTCGAGTTTGGATCAACCGTCGTTTTGCTGACCGAAAACGGCACGTTTGATCCTGACCCTGCGCTGAAGCTGGGAGATGTGGTTAGAATGGGGCAGCGTCTCGGTTGCTTCCGGCACGATCCCAAAGTGTAAGCACGTTTGCCGTTACAGCATGACAACAGCAACATATATGATAAAGGACCCGACATCATTGCTCAGGTCCTTTTTTGTGTTTATCTTTTTATTCGTTATAGGAAATATGCTCAGAACCACACGTTCACCGCTCCGTCGCTTGGCTACAGCCTGTCCACCCGCTCATTCCTTCAGCTGATCTCGGATGGACTTTTCCCCGTGTACTGCTTGAATTGGCGGCTGAAGAAAAAAATATCGCGGTATCCCAAAGCCTCTGCCACCTCAGTCACATTCATTCCGGCATGTAGTAACAGATGCTGTGCGCGCTCAATTCGCATGCTGATGATATGAGATTGAGCGGAAACACCCAGCAACTCCTTGAATTTGATTGAAAAATAGCGCGGTGACAGCCCTGCCCGTGCCGCCAAATCCTCGACGCGATGAGGAAGCCCGGGATGCTGGCGCACATAATTGGCCGTTTCCCGGATGACCTCGGTGAGCTGGTGGCTGGCCGACCGCTCCTGCGGCTCCTTGCGGTCGGCACGCAGCAGATGTATCATGAGCTGCTTCAGGATTAGCCTGCACTCCTCCTCGGCCCCGTAAGCACGTTCCAGGCGCAGACGGACGTACCTGGCAAGCATATGCTCCACCTCGATCGTTTCCTCCAGCATACGATAGCTTGCAGGTATGATCTCCGGCTGCTCGGTAAGATCAAAATGAATATAGGTAAGTATTAGCGGCTTTTGCGGGTTATGTGTAGCTCGGGTATCATCCCCCGGCTTGAACAGGAAGCAGCTTCCTTTGCTTACCGGATAGGACTCCCCGTTCAATACAACCGTTCCTTCACCGCTCCATACATAAAATAAATCATAGTTTGGCATCGGCCTTTCACGCACCTGCCATTTCCAGCCCGGCTCGCACACAATTTTGGCAAAGGCGGACAACAGGATGAACGATGACGCAGACGTATCCAGCAAAATCTGCACCTCCTTATGCTATTCTTTCGTTGTCCCTGATCCCGTTAAATTATAATATAAGCGCAGAACAGCCATTACGCAAAAAATAAAGCCTTCTTTTTCAGGAACGCTTTTGCGTGACGCTTACCGTGTGTGATGCTATAATATGTAATCAAAATGACTTGGAAGGATGAAACCGGAATGAATCCACTGGCAGCGCAGTTAAACCGCAACATTCAGGCAAGCAACGAGCATGTATATGAAATGCTTTCTCTTTTAGGTAAAGAGATTTATTTCCCAAAAGAAGGAATTTTGAGTCAATCCGCAGAGGCGGGGAAACTTGCCAAGAAGTACAACGCTACGATTGGTATTGCTACCGAGGGCAGCGGCCCTATGCATTTGGGGGTCATTCAGGAGAAGCTGTCCGCATACAGCCCCAAGGACCTGTACCCTTATGCCCCCCTGCGGGCAAGCCTGAACTGCGTAGTGTATGGCGGGAAAAAATGCTGAAGGAAAACCCGTCGCTCGCTGGAAAAAGCTACGGCCTACCGGTGGTTACGAACGCGCTGACTCATGGATTGAGCATCGTTGCCGACCTGTTTACGGATGAAGGGGATGCTGTCATTTATCCGGACAAGAACTGGGAAAATTATGAGCTGACCTTCGGTATTCGCCGTCATGGACGATTGGTGAATTTCCCGTTGTTCACAGAGGATCAACGTTTTAATAGTGAGGGGTTACGTGAAGCGCTGCTGGCGCAGAAGGAATACGGCAAAGCCATCGTTGTGCTGAACTTCCCGAACAACCCGACCGGCTATACACCGGGAATCGAAGAAGGCAAAGCGATTGTTGCTGCCATTCAGGAAGCAGCAGAAGCAGGCATCAATGTTGTAGTTGTGACAGATGACGCTTATTTTGGCCTGTTCTTCGAGGATTCGCTGCATGAATCGCTATTCGGCCAGTTGGCTGGACTTCATCCAAGAATTTTACCAGTCAAAATTGACGGAGCTACCAAAGAAGAATTCGTTTGGGGCTTCCGTGTCGGATTTATTACCTTTGCTTCGGAACATCAGGACGTGCTGAGCGCACTGGAGCAAAAAACACTGGGAATTATACGGGCAACGATTTCCAGCGGCCCTCACCCGTCGCAAACCTTCGTGCTGGATGCTCTCAAATCACCGGATTTTGAGCAACAGAAGGAAGAAAAGTTCCAAATCATGAAAGGCCGGGCCAACAAGGTCAAGGCGTTACTTGATAGCGGAAAATACGGAGATGTATGGAGTTACTATCCTTTCAACTCGGGTTATTTCATGTGTCTCAAGCTGAACGGCTTATCCGCCGAACAATTGCGCACACATCTGCTGGAGCAATATGGGGTGGGAACGATTGCGCTGGGTGAGCATGATCTCCGTATCGCGTTCTCCTGTATCGAGGAAGAATATCTGGAAGACTTGTACGACATTGTGTATCGTGGTGTGCAAGACTTATTGAACGCCTAATCTAATCGGTACTGACTGGTTAGAGTTATAGCTGGATGGAGCGGTGTGCCGGATGTTGCGGCATACCGTTTTTTTATATCCCCTGCTGAACGATTCATTCACAACTCGAAGCACTTATCCCTCAGCAGCCAGCAAAGATTATTGTGCCAGCGGCAGCAAAATGATAACCTCCGTACCCGCTCCCGGCTCGCTCTCATACCGTATACTGCCGTTCATCGCTTCAATCATGCGAAAGGAGACTGCTGTTCCCAGCCCTGTTCCTACTTCTTTGGTCGAAAAAAACAAAGTGCCTACCCGCTCCAGATGTTCCGGGCTCATGCCTTTTCCAGTATCCTTGATATTCAGACATGCCTTCTCTTCCTGAACTGCCAGCTTTATGTCTACCTCGCCTCCATCTTCCGCAGCCTCAATCGCATTTTTCGTGATATGAATTAACGCCTGCAACAGTTGATTACGATCCGTATGTAGATATATATCATTCCTTAGCTCCGTCTGCATTCTTACGCCTTGCTTGGTCGCCATCGGTTTCAGGAGCAGAACAATCTGTTGAACCATGCCGGACAGATCCATCAGCTCTGTCTTCCCAATCTGCGGCTTGGATAAATTCAAATAGTCGCTAATGATTCTTTCAGCCCGATCCACCTCCGCCAGCGCCAGCGCCATATATCTGCGGTTTTTCCCTTCCAGCCCTGACTGAACCATTTGCAGAAACCCTTTAACGACTGTCAACGGATTTCGAACTTCGTGAGCCATGGAGGCGGCCAGTTCCCCTAACGTATTGAGACGTTCAGCATATTTGATCTTTTTTCTCATCTCTTCCCGCTCCAGACTAAACTCCATCCAGCAAGAGGCGGCTCCGATACTTAGAAATTGAATTATAGCAAACCAGAGAACCCCCTTGAACAGCTCGGCTTCATCCTGATCCAGTCTGCCGTTGGCCCAGGAATGCATCATAAGAATAACCAGCATAATCACATTCATCCATACACTCATGAGCAAGTTTATCCACACTCGGGGCAGCATACCTTTGAGCTGCATAAATCTTTTTCTCACCAAGAGAGGTACGAGATAACATAGCAGCATGCTAATCAGCCCCACCCCGATGGAATCAGGTCCAACATAAATGCGAGCCATCACCATGAGTGTTATATTCACCAGTCCTGCTCCGGGTCCAAAATATAAAACGGAGAGGATCAGCGGAACATATCGGAGATCCCAAAACAAGCCATACCAGCTATACGAGAAAATAAGACAAAGCACAGAAGAGATACCCAGCACCCCTCCCATGAGCAATGGGGCATGTTTCATATGTCGATGATCCGATAAAGTGCTATACACCAGCAAGGGTACAAAAACCAGAAATATATTCACGAGCAGCTTGTCTGCCAGCATCTCGTTGTTCCCACTTTCCAAGTGATAATGATTACATACTTCTTCTATTCTCGACAAAACGTGGCTTTTCCTCTCTATCCCCCCCTATCCGTTGAAAAAAATAAGGCGATCCGGCAATGTACCTCCACATTGGCCCAAGCAATACGAAAATGCGCTTCATAATATACGGTGTATCCTACATCACGATGACCGAGAGGAGAATGAGCATGGGAGCAGAAGAAACAAGAGGCGGTTACGGTGGTTACGGTGGTTTCGGCGCATTCACAAGCACAGGAACGATTCTGGTGCTGTTCATTTTGTTAGTGATCATCAGCAAAACGATTTTCATTTAAGCAGACGGACATCTGCGCCCACGGCTGACAAATAGCAGCTTCCCACGAAAAAAGGTTATTCTGCAAACAGCCCTTGCTGCTTGCGGAATAACCTTTGCTTTATCCACACAGGATTAAACTTCTTCTTCATCTTGACCGTCCAGGCGCCATTTCTTCGCCTGAGCGCCTCGTACCAGGTATACTACCAACACTCCACCAGCCAGCGTAAGCAGCATGGAGATCATCCCTTCAGTTCCTCTCAACAAAAAAGGAAGCCACAGGACGACCGCAACCGGCAACAGCAGCCGGACAACAAAGTCCAGGAAAGACGCGCGGCGGGTATGTGCAGGAAGCGGATAGAGCTGGAGCCATAGCGAATCCTTGTGGTACTGCCTTAGCGAAGTAATCTGCACGCCGATCAGGAATATAAAAAATACATACACAGCGATACCGATCCAGCTCGTATGCGTGATCCATATAATCAACAGGCCGAGGATACCCAGTCGTATCACCATCCCCACAGGCTCTGTGCGCACAAAGGTCTTGAACAGCAGGTAACGATAAGCTCCCCTTTTGTCCCACGGTATGTTACCACCCAACCAGGACAACCAACGACGCGGAGTCACTCTCTGCGTAAGGGCCGGCACATCAACAAACCAGCCCAAAGTACGCATCACACGGGCAGCCTGAATACCTTCTGTGCGGATCAGGGTTTCCCATGCCACCAGCAGTTTGACCGGAAAACGCAGGACAAGCACGTACACCACACCTACCAGTATGATAAACGGCAAGCTGCGCAGCGGAGGCTGCCACAGCCATGCGGCTACCAGCAGCACTGCCAGCGCCCAGCGAAGCAGACGATACCCCATACTCGCGCCGCGCGATACCATGCGCAGCTCCTGCCAGCCGCCATAGCTGAACAGCAGCTTCAGCAGCACGAACAGCAGTATGGTCAGCAGCAGTGACTTAGGCGCAGTGTCGCTGCGGATATACAGCGGCCACGCGATCACAAGCAGCAACAGCAGGCCGAATATTTTGTACACTACGCCACGGATACGGCTGGACTTAAAATATTGGTGCATCGCATACTCCT carries:
- a CDS encoding ABC transporter permease, whose translation is MDLQRIHKERRVAFWGQVLPYLGYVIQSGLAVVFGFALIAFAAWYTSLIMHIPPDLPIRWIMLIVAVPVAHVSFRTYLNEADIVFLRPQEYAMHQYFKSSRIRGVVYKIFGLLLLLVIAWPLYIRSDTAPKSLLLTILLFVLLKLLFSYGGWQELRMVSRGASMGYRLLRWALAVLLVAAWLWQPPLRSLPFIILVGVVYVLVLRFPVKLLVAWETLIRTEGIQAARVMRTLGWFVDVPALTQRVTPRRWLSWLGGNIPWDKRGAYRYLLFKTFVRTEPVGMVIRLGILGLLIIWITHTSWIGIAVYVFFIFLIGVQITSLRQYHKDSLWLQLYPLPAHTRRASFLDFVVRLLLPVAVVLWLPFLLRGTEGMISMLLTLAGGVLVVYLVRGAQAKKWRLDGQDEEEV
- a CDS encoding AraC family transcriptional regulator encodes the protein MLDTSASSFILLSAFAKIVCEPGWKWQVRERPMPNYDLFYVWSGEGTVVLNGESYPVSKGSCFLFKPGDDTRATHNPQKPLILTYIHFDLTEQPEIIPASYRMLEETIEVEHMLARYVRLRLERAYGAEEECRLILKQLMIHLLRADRKEPQERSASHQLTEVIRETANYVRQHPGLPHRVEDLAARAGLSPRYFSIKFKELLGVSAQSHIISMRIERAQHLLLHAGMNVTEVAEALGYRDIFFFSRQFKQYTGKSPSEIS
- a CDS encoding ATP-binding protein → MSRIEEVCNHYHLESGNNEMLADKLLVNIFLVFVPLLVYSTLSDHRHMKHAPLLMGGVLGISSVLCLIFSYSWYGLFWDLRYVPLILSVLYFGPGAGLVNITLMVMARIYVGPDSIGVGLISMLLCYLVPLLVRKRFMQLKGMLPRVWINLLMSVWMNVIMLVILMMHSWANGRLDQDEAELFKGVLWFAIIQFLSIGAASCWMEFSLEREEMRKKIKYAERLNTLGELAASMAHEVRNPLTVVKGFLQMVQSGLEGKNRRYMALALAEVDRAERIISDYLNLSKPQIGKTELMDLSGMVQQIVLLLKPMATKQGVRMQTELRNDIYLHTDRNQLLQALIHITKNAIEAAEDGGEVDIKLAVQEEKACLNIKDTGKGMSPEHLERVGTLFFSTKEVGTGLGTAVSFRMIEAMNGSIRYESEPGAGTEVIILLPLAQ
- the asd gene encoding archaetidylserine decarboxylase (Phosphatidylserine decarboxylase is synthesized as a single chain precursor. Generation of the pyruvoyl active site from a Ser is coupled to cleavage of a Gly-Ser bond between the larger (beta) and smaller (alpha chains). It is an integral membrane protein.), giving the protein MAKQWLRLMTELSSRKWVCRVVGSFAQSGASRLFIPTFIRTYQIQTHEAEQEWKEYRSLNAYFTRKLKAGMRPIDTNAEVMTSPVDARITFTGPITSGTILNVKGQDYTLDELLNRSPRLEKYTHGYAFVLYLSPTDYHRIHAPVSGTLVEKEHLRGKVYPVNDFGLQHMRAVLSRNERQITYIAHEYGEVAVVKVGAMNVSSIKYTDDEAVSWEKGEDLAYFEFGSTVVLLTENGTFDPDPALKLGDVVRMGQRLGCFRHDPKV